In Phacochoerus africanus isolate WHEZ1 chromosome 2, ROS_Pafr_v1, whole genome shotgun sequence, one DNA window encodes the following:
- the GEMIN2 gene encoding gem-associated protein 2 isoform X4 — translation MRRAGRAGLKTMAWVPAEAAVEELMPQLLPVEPCDLTEGFDPSVPPRTPQEYLRRVQIEAAQCPDVVVAQIDPKKLKRKQSVNVSLSGCQPAPEGYSPTLQWQQQQVAQFSTVRQSVNRHRSHWKSQQLDSNVTMPKSEDEEGWKKFCLGERLCAEGVTVGPAASESPGIDYVQIGFPPLLSIVSRMNQATVTSVLEYLSNWFGERDFTPELGRWLYALLACLEKPLLPEAHSLIRQLARRCSEVRLLVDSKDDERVPALNLLICLVSRKIIPLCSH, via the exons ATGCGCCGGGCAGGACGGGCCGGATTGAAAACTATGGCGTGGGTACCTGCAGAGGCTGCGGTGGAAGAGTTGATGCCCCAGCTGTTGCCAGTGGAGCCCTGCGACTTGACAGAAGGTTTCGATCCCAGCGTACCTCCGAGGACTCCTCAGGAGTACCTGAGGCGGGTCCA GATCGAAGCAGCTCAATGTCCAGATGTTGTGGTAGCTCAAATTGACCCAAAGAAGTTGAAAAGGAAGCAAAGTGTAAATGTTTCT CTTTCAGGATGCCAACCTGCGCCTGAAGGATATTCCCCTACACTTCAGTGGCAACAACAACAGGTGGCACAGTTTTCAACTGTTCGGCAG AGTGTGAATAGACATAGAAGTCACTGGAAATCACAACAGTTGGATAGTAACGTGACCATG ccAAAATCTGAAGATGAAGAAGGCTGGAAAAAATTTTGTCTCGGTGAAAGGTTATGTGCTGAAGGAGTTACTGTTGGACCAGCTGCAAGTGAAAGTCCTGGAATTGATTATGTACAA attgGTTTTCCTCCCTTGCTTAGCATTGTTAGCAGAATGAATCAG GCAACAGTAACTAGTGTCTTGGAGTATCTGAGTAATTGGTTTGGAGAAAGAGACTTTACTCCAGAATTG GGAAGATGGCTTTATGCTTTATTGGCTTGTCTTGAAAAGCCTTTATTACCAGAGGCTCATTCACTGATTCGTCAGCTTGCAAGAAGGTGCTCTGAAGTGAGGCTTTTAGTG gacagcaAAGATGATGAGAGGGTTCCTGCTTTGAATTTATTAATCTGCTTGGTTAGCAG AAAGATCATACCACTCTGTTCCCACTGA
- the GEMIN2 gene encoding gem-associated protein 2 isoform X5, which yields MRRAGRAGLKTMAWVPAEAAVEELMPQLLPVEPCDLTEGFDPSVPPRTPQEYLRRVQIEAAQCPDVVVAQIDPKKLKRKQSVNVSLSGCQPAPEGYSPTLQWQQQQVAQFSTVRQSVNRHRSHWKSQQLDSNVTMPKSEDEEGWKKFCLGERLCAEGVTVGPAASESPGIDYVQIGFPPLLSIVSRMNQATVTSVLEYLSNWFGERDFTPELGRWLYALLACLEKPLLPEAHSLIRQLARRCSEVRLLVDSKDDERVPALNLLICLVSRYLINVT from the exons ATGCGCCGGGCAGGACGGGCCGGATTGAAAACTATGGCGTGGGTACCTGCAGAGGCTGCGGTGGAAGAGTTGATGCCCCAGCTGTTGCCAGTGGAGCCCTGCGACTTGACAGAAGGTTTCGATCCCAGCGTACCTCCGAGGACTCCTCAGGAGTACCTGAGGCGGGTCCA GATCGAAGCAGCTCAATGTCCAGATGTTGTGGTAGCTCAAATTGACCCAAAGAAGTTGAAAAGGAAGCAAAGTGTAAATGTTTCT CTTTCAGGATGCCAACCTGCGCCTGAAGGATATTCCCCTACACTTCAGTGGCAACAACAACAGGTGGCACAGTTTTCAACTGTTCGGCAG AGTGTGAATAGACATAGAAGTCACTGGAAATCACAACAGTTGGATAGTAACGTGACCATG ccAAAATCTGAAGATGAAGAAGGCTGGAAAAAATTTTGTCTCGGTGAAAGGTTATGTGCTGAAGGAGTTACTGTTGGACCAGCTGCAAGTGAAAGTCCTGGAATTGATTATGTACAA attgGTTTTCCTCCCTTGCTTAGCATTGTTAGCAGAATGAATCAG GCAACAGTAACTAGTGTCTTGGAGTATCTGAGTAATTGGTTTGGAGAAAGAGACTTTACTCCAGAATTG GGAAGATGGCTTTATGCTTTATTGGCTTGTCTTGAAAAGCCTTTATTACCAGAGGCTCATTCACTGATTCGTCAGCTTGCAAGAAGGTGCTCTGAAGTGAGGCTTTTAGTG gacagcaAAGATGATGAGAGGGTTCCTGCTTTGAATTTATTAATCTGCTTGGTTAGCAG